In the Choloepus didactylus isolate mChoDid1 chromosome 5, mChoDid1.pri, whole genome shotgun sequence genome, one interval contains:
- the FAM131B gene encoding protein FAM131B isoform X2: MGCIGSRTVGNEVIAVDWKGLKDVDQINMDSTSSLHGSSLHRPSTEQTRTDFSWDGINLSMEDTTSILPKLKRNSNAYGIGALAKSSFSGISRSMKDHVTKPTAMGQGRVAHMIEWQGWGKAPAIQPQHSHEAVRRDTDAYSDLSDGEKEARFLAGVMEQFAISEATLMAWSSMDGEDMSVNSTQEPLGCSYSDNYQELMESQDALAQAPMDGWPHSYVSQGMYCLGSSDAWEASDQSLIASPATGSYLGPAFDDSQPSLHETGPSQPASGFSAQEPPPLLGGDTDWAPGVGGMDLAGGPAEDEKRPLAPEEEEDAGCRDLESLSPREDPEMSTALSRKTLCMAPIHAYHEEQTSGTTGHGSKDTGETT; the protein is encoded by the exons GGAATGAGGTGATTGCAGTGGACTGGAAGGGCCTGAAGGATGTTGACCAAATCAACATGGACAGCACCAGCTCACTGCACGGAAGCAGCCTCCATCGGCCATCCACTGAG CAAACTCGAACAGATTTCTCCTGGGATGGCATCAAT CTCTCCATGGAGGACACCACTTCCATTCTTCCGAAGCTTAAGCGAAACTCTAACGCCTATGGCATTGGAGCCCTGGCCAAGTCATCATTCTCAG GGATCTCACGAAGCATGAAGGACCATGTGACAAAGCCCACAGCCATGGGACAAGGACGTGTGGCCCACATGATTgagtggcagggctgggggaaGGCACCAGCCATTCAGCCACAACACAGCCATGAGGCCGTGCGCAGGGATACAGATGCTTACTCCGACCTCAGCGATGGTGAGAAGGAGGCACGTTTCCTAGCAG GTGTTATGGAACAGTTTGCTATCTCTGAGGCCACACTCATGGCATGGTCTTCCATGGACGGTGAGGACATGAGTGTCAACTCCACTCAGGAGCCACTGGGCTGCAGCTACAGTGACAACTACCAGGAATTGATGGAGAGTCAAG ATGCCCTAGCTCAAGCCCCCATGGATGGATGGCCTCACTCCTATGTGTCCCAGGGCATGTACTGTCTGGGGTCATCGGATGCCTGGGAAGCAAGTGACCAGTCCCTCATTGCCTCTCCAGCCACTGGATCCTATCTTGGCCCTGCATTTGATGACTCACAGCCCAGCTTGCATGAAACAGGGCCTTCCCAGCCTGCTTCTGGATTCTCTGCTCAGGAGCCTCCACCTTTGCTGGGAGGAGATACTGACTGGGCTCCAGGGGTGGGCGGGATGGATCTGGCAGGGGGTCCCGCCGAGGATGAGAAGAGGCCATTGGcccctgaggaggaagaggatgcTGGATGCCGGGACCTGGAATCACTTTCCCCACGAGAAGACCCAGAGATGTCCACTGCTCTCAGTCGGAAG ACTCTGTGTATGGCCCCAATTCATGCCTACCACGAGGAACAGACCTCAGGGACTACTGGACATGGCTCGAAGGACACAGGGGAAACCACCTAA
- the FAM131B gene encoding protein FAM131B isoform X4, translating to MGCIGSRTVGNEVIAVDWKGLKDVDQINMDSTSSLHGSSLHRPSTEQTRTDFSWDGINLSMEDTTSILPKLKRNSNAYGIGALAKSSFSGISRSMKDHVTKPTAMGQGRVAHMIEWQGWGKAPAIQPQHSHEAVRRDTDAYSDLSDGEKEARFLAGVMEQFAISEATLMAWSSMDGEDMSVNSTQEPLGCSYSDNYQELMESQDALAQAPMDGWPHSYVSQGMYCLGSSDAWEASDQSLIASPATGSYLGPAFDDSQPSLHETGPSQPASGFSAQEPPPLLGGDTDWAPGVGGMDLAGGPAEDEKRPLAPEEEEDAGCRDLESLSPREDPEMSTALSRKVSDVTSSGVQSFDEEEGEANN from the exons GGAATGAGGTGATTGCAGTGGACTGGAAGGGCCTGAAGGATGTTGACCAAATCAACATGGACAGCACCAGCTCACTGCACGGAAGCAGCCTCCATCGGCCATCCACTGAG CAAACTCGAACAGATTTCTCCTGGGATGGCATCAAT CTCTCCATGGAGGACACCACTTCCATTCTTCCGAAGCTTAAGCGAAACTCTAACGCCTATGGCATTGGAGCCCTGGCCAAGTCATCATTCTCAG GGATCTCACGAAGCATGAAGGACCATGTGACAAAGCCCACAGCCATGGGACAAGGACGTGTGGCCCACATGATTgagtggcagggctgggggaaGGCACCAGCCATTCAGCCACAACACAGCCATGAGGCCGTGCGCAGGGATACAGATGCTTACTCCGACCTCAGCGATGGTGAGAAGGAGGCACGTTTCCTAGCAG GTGTTATGGAACAGTTTGCTATCTCTGAGGCCACACTCATGGCATGGTCTTCCATGGACGGTGAGGACATGAGTGTCAACTCCACTCAGGAGCCACTGGGCTGCAGCTACAGTGACAACTACCAGGAATTGATGGAGAGTCAAG ATGCCCTAGCTCAAGCCCCCATGGATGGATGGCCTCACTCCTATGTGTCCCAGGGCATGTACTGTCTGGGGTCATCGGATGCCTGGGAAGCAAGTGACCAGTCCCTCATTGCCTCTCCAGCCACTGGATCCTATCTTGGCCCTGCATTTGATGACTCACAGCCCAGCTTGCATGAAACAGGGCCTTCCCAGCCTGCTTCTGGATTCTCTGCTCAGGAGCCTCCACCTTTGCTGGGAGGAGATACTGACTGGGCTCCAGGGGTGGGCGGGATGGATCTGGCAGGGGGTCCCGCCGAGGATGAGAAGAGGCCATTGGcccctgaggaggaagaggatgcTGGATGCCGGGACCTGGAATCACTTTCCCCACGAGAAGACCCAGAGATGTCCACTGCTCTCAGTCGGAAGGTATCTGACGTCACATCCTCAGGTGTGCAGTCCTTTGATGAGGAGGAGGGTGAGGCCAACAACTAG
- the FAM131B gene encoding protein FAM131B isoform X1 gives MGCIGSRTVGNEVIAVDWKGLKDVDQINMDSTSSLHGSSLHRPSTEQTRTDFSWDGINLSMEDTTSILPKLKRNSNAYGIGALAKSSFSGISRSMKDHVTKPTAMGQGRVAHMIEWQGWGKAPAIQPQHSHEAVRRDTDAYSDLSDGEKEARFLAGVMEQFAISEATLMAWSSMDGEDMSVNSTQEPLGCSYSDNYQELMESQDALAQAPMDGWPHSYVSQGMYCLGSSDAWEASDQSLIASPATGSYLGPAFDDSQPSLHETGPSQPASGFSAQEPPPLLGGDTDWAPGVGGMDLAGGPAEDEKRPLAPEEEEDAGCRDLESLSPREDPEMSTALSRKVSDVTSSDSVYGPNSCLPRGTDLRDYWTWLEGHRGNHLKGESPKKGKNWP, from the exons GGAATGAGGTGATTGCAGTGGACTGGAAGGGCCTGAAGGATGTTGACCAAATCAACATGGACAGCACCAGCTCACTGCACGGAAGCAGCCTCCATCGGCCATCCACTGAG CAAACTCGAACAGATTTCTCCTGGGATGGCATCAAT CTCTCCATGGAGGACACCACTTCCATTCTTCCGAAGCTTAAGCGAAACTCTAACGCCTATGGCATTGGAGCCCTGGCCAAGTCATCATTCTCAG GGATCTCACGAAGCATGAAGGACCATGTGACAAAGCCCACAGCCATGGGACAAGGACGTGTGGCCCACATGATTgagtggcagggctgggggaaGGCACCAGCCATTCAGCCACAACACAGCCATGAGGCCGTGCGCAGGGATACAGATGCTTACTCCGACCTCAGCGATGGTGAGAAGGAGGCACGTTTCCTAGCAG GTGTTATGGAACAGTTTGCTATCTCTGAGGCCACACTCATGGCATGGTCTTCCATGGACGGTGAGGACATGAGTGTCAACTCCACTCAGGAGCCACTGGGCTGCAGCTACAGTGACAACTACCAGGAATTGATGGAGAGTCAAG ATGCCCTAGCTCAAGCCCCCATGGATGGATGGCCTCACTCCTATGTGTCCCAGGGCATGTACTGTCTGGGGTCATCGGATGCCTGGGAAGCAAGTGACCAGTCCCTCATTGCCTCTCCAGCCACTGGATCCTATCTTGGCCCTGCATTTGATGACTCACAGCCCAGCTTGCATGAAACAGGGCCTTCCCAGCCTGCTTCTGGATTCTCTGCTCAGGAGCCTCCACCTTTGCTGGGAGGAGATACTGACTGGGCTCCAGGGGTGGGCGGGATGGATCTGGCAGGGGGTCCCGCCGAGGATGAGAAGAGGCCATTGGcccctgaggaggaagaggatgcTGGATGCCGGGACCTGGAATCACTTTCCCCACGAGAAGACCCAGAGATGTCCACTGCTCTCAGTCGGAAGGTATCTGACGTCACATCCTCAG ACTCTGTGTATGGCCCCAATTCATGCCTACCACGAGGAACAGACCTCAGGGACTACTGGACATGGCTCGAAGGACACAGGGGAAACCACCTAAAGGGCGAGTCTCCAAAGAAGGGGAAGAATTGGCCCTAA
- the FAM131B gene encoding protein FAM131B isoform X3, which translates to MDSTSSLHGSSLHRPSTEQTRTDFSWDGINLSMEDTTSILPKLKRNSNAYGIGALAKSSFSGISRSMKDHVTKPTAMGQGRVAHMIEWQGWGKAPAIQPQHSHEAVRRDTDAYSDLSDGEKEARFLAGVMEQFAISEATLMAWSSMDGEDMSVNSTQEPLGCSYSDNYQELMESQDALAQAPMDGWPHSYVSQGMYCLGSSDAWEASDQSLIASPATGSYLGPAFDDSQPSLHETGPSQPASGFSAQEPPPLLGGDTDWAPGVGGMDLAGGPAEDEKRPLAPEEEEDAGCRDLESLSPREDPEMSTALSRKVSDVTSSDSVYGPNSCLPRGTDLRDYWTWLEGHRGNHLKGESPKKGKNWP; encoded by the exons ATGGACAGCACCAGCTCACTGCACGGAAGCAGCCTCCATCGGCCATCCACTGAG CAAACTCGAACAGATTTCTCCTGGGATGGCATCAAT CTCTCCATGGAGGACACCACTTCCATTCTTCCGAAGCTTAAGCGAAACTCTAACGCCTATGGCATTGGAGCCCTGGCCAAGTCATCATTCTCAG GGATCTCACGAAGCATGAAGGACCATGTGACAAAGCCCACAGCCATGGGACAAGGACGTGTGGCCCACATGATTgagtggcagggctgggggaaGGCACCAGCCATTCAGCCACAACACAGCCATGAGGCCGTGCGCAGGGATACAGATGCTTACTCCGACCTCAGCGATGGTGAGAAGGAGGCACGTTTCCTAGCAG GTGTTATGGAACAGTTTGCTATCTCTGAGGCCACACTCATGGCATGGTCTTCCATGGACGGTGAGGACATGAGTGTCAACTCCACTCAGGAGCCACTGGGCTGCAGCTACAGTGACAACTACCAGGAATTGATGGAGAGTCAAG ATGCCCTAGCTCAAGCCCCCATGGATGGATGGCCTCACTCCTATGTGTCCCAGGGCATGTACTGTCTGGGGTCATCGGATGCCTGGGAAGCAAGTGACCAGTCCCTCATTGCCTCTCCAGCCACTGGATCCTATCTTGGCCCTGCATTTGATGACTCACAGCCCAGCTTGCATGAAACAGGGCCTTCCCAGCCTGCTTCTGGATTCTCTGCTCAGGAGCCTCCACCTTTGCTGGGAGGAGATACTGACTGGGCTCCAGGGGTGGGCGGGATGGATCTGGCAGGGGGTCCCGCCGAGGATGAGAAGAGGCCATTGGcccctgaggaggaagaggatgcTGGATGCCGGGACCTGGAATCACTTTCCCCACGAGAAGACCCAGAGATGTCCACTGCTCTCAGTCGGAAGGTATCTGACGTCACATCCTCAG ACTCTGTGTATGGCCCCAATTCATGCCTACCACGAGGAACAGACCTCAGGGACTACTGGACATGGCTCGAAGGACACAGGGGAAACCACCTAAAGGGCGAGTCTCCAAAGAAGGGGAAGAATTGGCCCTAA